ACCGGCTGTCGGTGCGCACGCGGGACGGACGCGGGCTGACGCTCGCCGCCGCGCAGCCCTGGTTCTCCCGCGTCCGCTGGCTCCGGCTGGAGGGCAAGGGCCTGGCCGCCGAGGTGAAGGCCCTCGCCTCCTCGCCGCAGGTCGCGAAGCTGGAGGGGATGGCGCTGGACGGCGCCGGCACCGAGGCGCTCCAGGCGCTGGCGGGCGCGAAGGCGCTGACGGGCCTGCGCTCCCTCAACCTCTCCAGCACCGACCTGTCCGACGACGCGGTCGCGGTGCTCGCCAGCGGGACGCTGCCGCTGGAGCGCCTCTACCTGTCCGGCACCGGCCTGTCCGACGAGGGCGCCCAGGCGCTGTCGAAGGCGAAGGGGCTGTCCACGCTGAAGGTGCTGGCCCTCAACCGCAACGCCCTCTCCGACGAGGGCGCGCAGGCGCTCGCGAAGAGCAAGGGGCTCAACGCCCTGGAGTGGCTGGAGCTGTCGCGCAACGAGCTCAGCGAGGAGGGCGCGCTCGCGTTCCGCTCCGCCAAGGCGCTGCCGGGCCTGAAGCGCCTGGAGCTGCAGGGCATGGGGCTGGATGACGACACGCTGGGGCCGCTGCGCAAGCGGCTCGGCGCGGGGCTGCGCCTCTGACAGCCCCGCGGCCCCCGCGCTTCAGGGCAGTGACACCGGGCCGGGAAGGGGGCGCTGTCCCATGACGCCCGAGCCGAGCGTGCCGTACAGGTTGCTGCCCCAGCTCAGCACGGGGCCGTCCTCGCGCATCACCACGGAGAAGTCGTTGCCGGCGGACAGCCCCGTCACCCCCTCCAGGCCCTCCACGAGCACGGGCCAGGGCTGGTGCGAGCTGTCGCGGTTGCCCAGCTGGCCGTGCGAGTTGCGGCCCCACGCCCAGACGGCGCCACCCTCCGCCTGCACCGCCAGGGAGTGCCGCGTTCCGGCGGCAATCATCGCCACCGGCTCCAGGCCCGTCACGACGCCCGGCACCGGCCGCGACTTGCCAGCCCCGTTGCCCAGCTGGCCGAAGCTGTTGTCGCCCCACGTCCACACGGCGCCGAAATCGTCCAGCGCCAGGGTGTGGTACGCGCCCGCGCGCACCGCCACCACCTTGCCCAGGTTCACCACCGGCACCTGCGTGAAGCGCGTGGTGGTGGACGCGTCCCCCAGTTGCCCGTAGGCGTTGTGGCCCCACGCCACCAGGGTGCCGTCCGAGAGCAGCGCCAGCGAGTGGTGCTCGCCCGCCGCGACGGCCACTGCGTCCTCGATGCCCTCCACCTGCGAGGGAAGCACCTGCGAGTCGGGGGTGCCGTTGCCGAGCTGCCCGAAGGCGTTGTAGCCCCACGCCCACACCGTGCCGTCCCCACGCACCGCCAGCGAGTGGTAGCTGCCCGCGGCGATGGCCACCACGTTCGACAGCTCGGCCACCTGGACCGGCTCCCCGCGCGAGGTGCTGGTGCCGTCCCCGAGCTGGCCGAAGCCGTTTCCGCCCCACGCCCACAGCGAGCCGTCCTTCTTCAGCGCCAGCGAGTGGTACGCGCCCGAGGACACCTTCCACACCGAGTCCAGTCCCCGCACCGCCGCGGGCGTGGCCCGGCTCACGGTGGTGCCGTCCCCGAGCTGTCCATGGGCGTTGTCGCCCCAGGCGTGCACGGTGTCGTCCCCCAGCAGCACCAGCGCGTGCTGGTGCCACGCGCGCACCTCCCGCACGGGAGGACGAACCTTGGGGGGCACCTGCACCTTCACGTCGCCCGGCTCCAGCCGCGGGCCCGACATCGCGTCCCCGAGCTGCCCATACTCGTGGCTGCCCCAGGAGTAGGCGCTCCCGTCGCGCAGCAGCGCCAGGGAGTGCTGCTCCCCCGCCGCCACCGCCACCACGTTCTTCAAGTCCTCCACGCGCCGGGGCAGCATCAGGCCCGAGCAGGTGCCATCGCCCAGCTGGCCCAGGCTGTTGTCGCCCCAGGCCCACACCGAGCCGTCCGTCCCCAGCGCCAGCCCGTGGAAGGCTCCCGCGGACAGGCTGCTCACGGCCTCCAGCCCCTGCACCCGCGCGGGCACGCTCCGCGCGACGTTGCTGCCGTCGCCGAGCTGGCCCGACTGGTTCTCCCCCCACGCCCACGCCGAGCCATCCATGCGGACCGCCAGCGAGAAGGCCTTGCCCGCGGCCACCGACTGCACCCCCTCCAGCGTCTTCACGCGAAGCGGCGCGGGACGGGAGGTGGTGGTGCCGTCGCCCAGCTGCCCGGACGTGTTGGCGCCCCAGGCCCACAGCCCGCCGTCCTCGCTCACCGCCAGGCCGTGCGTCTCGCCCAGCGCCACCGCCATGATGCCGGCCAGGCCCTTGAGCTGCATGGGCGTGGAGCGGTCCACCCTGCTGCCATCACCGAGCTGCCCGCTCGCGTTGCTGCCCCAGCTCCACACGGAGCCGTCCGCGCGCAGCGCCAGGGACGCGTCCCCGCCCGCCGCCACGGCCACCATCCCCGTCAGCGCCGGCACCACCCCGGGCACCGCGCGCGGGGTGGCGCTGCCATCCCCCAGCTGCCCCCGCTGGTTGGCGCCCCACGCCCACACCGAGCCGTCACAGGCCAGCGCCAGCGTGTGCTGCGCGCCGGTGGCGACGGAGCGGATGCACGGCAGGCCCGGCACGGACACGGGCGCGGAGCGGTGGGCGGTGGAGCCGTCACCGAGCTGCCCGGACCCATTCTGTCCCCAGGCCAGCACCGTGCCGTCGCGGCGCACCAGCAGCGAGTGCGAGCGCGAGGCCGACAGGAGCTCCTCGCGGCCGAAGCCGCGCACCTGCACCGGCAGGGCGCTCCACGCCGCGGCGCCGAGGCCGAGCTGGCCGAAGCGGTTGTAGCCCCACGCGCGCACCGTGCCGTCCTCGCGCAGCGCCAGCACGTGCAGGTAGCTGGCGCACAGCGCCTTCACGCCGGACACGCCCGGCACCACCCCGGGCACCGCGCGCGAGGTGAGCGTGCCGTCGCCGAGCTGGCCATAGGTGTTGGAGCCCCAGGCCCGCAGCGTGCCGTCCGCATGGAGGGCCAGCGAGTGGGCACGTCCGCCGCTGACGACGGCGTTGACCGTCTTCACGCCGTCCAGGCCAACGACCTTCACCGGACGGAAGCGGTCGGTCCACGTCCCGTCGCCCAGCTGGCCCTCGGCGTTGTCGCCCCAGGCCCACACCGAGCCGTCGCCCAGCACCGCCAGCGCGTGCGCGGAGCCCGTCGCCACGCCCGTCACGCCCGCCAGCCCCGCCACCCGCACCGGCACCAGGCGCTGCACGCCGCCGCCATCGCCCAGCTGGCCCTCGAAGCCCTCGCCCCAGGCCCACACCGTGCCGTCACCCTTCAGCGCGAGGGAGAAGTACGTCCCGGCGGCAATCGCCGTCACGCCCGTCAGCCCCGACACACGCACCGGCGTCAGCCGGTCCACCAGGGTGCCGTCGCCCAGCTGCCCCTGCGCGTTGTAGCCCCAGGCCCACACCGTGCCGTCCGTCTTCAGCGCCAGCGTGTGGCTGCCGCCCGCGGCCGTCGCCTTCACCCCCGTCAGCCCCAGCACCGCGGCGGGCATGGCACGGTCCCTCGTGGTGCCGTCGCCCAGCTGGCCGGACGCGTTGCGCCCCCAGCTCCACACCGTGCCGTCCCCCAGCACCGCCAGCGAGTGGTGGCTGGCGGCGGAGACGGAGACCGCGGTGCGCAGCTCCGCCACCCGCACCGCGGCGTGGCGCTCGGTGACGGTGCCGTCGCCCAGCTGGCCGTACGTGTTGCGCCCCCAGGCCCACACCGTGCCGTCCCCCAGCAGCGCCAGCGAGTGGAAGCTGCCCGAGCCGATGGAGCGCACGTTCGCCAGGCGCAGCACCGACTCCGGAGAGAGGTGCCGCTCCGAGCCGCCGTGGCCGAGCTGCCCGACGGTGCCGCTGCCCCAGGACCA
This DNA window, taken from Pyxidicoccus xibeiensis, encodes the following:
- a CDS encoding TIGR02996 domain-containing protein, with protein sequence MSTYEDLLERIAAEPASNAARLVCADVLAESDAERAELIHAQVSLSERVNPARRQELKRRVEVLLHTRGPGWLEPLLDAQAREPRFQRGFVEELDITEEQLAAHGQALFAREPLYRLSVRTRDGRGLTLAAAQPWFSRVRWLRLEGKGLAAEVKALASSPQVAKLEGMALDGAGTEALQALAGAKALTGLRSLNLSSTDLSDDAVAVLASGTLPLERLYLSGTGLSDEGAQALSKAKGLSTLKVLALNRNALSDEGAQALAKSKGLNALEWLELSRNELSEEGALAFRSAKALPGLKRLELQGMGLDDDTLGPLRKRLGAGLRL
- a CDS encoding RCC1 domain-containing protein, giving the protein MRKDTNVGLQALLGLLVGALLVAACGQGPGPAGDTASLDSLSQQVQRLAPTAEPVRVAAGAQHSLYLTPTGTLWAWGGNSVGQLGGGDMSFQRLAATQVVGITDGVSVAAGDSHSLVLRKDGTVWAWGSNSSGQLGDGTTTDRATPQQVPGLTEVVWVAAGDFHSLALRKDGTVWAWGTNFYGQLGRGHTQPGPTPAPVPGLTHVVALAAGFDFSLAVRTDGTVWAWGANGSGQLGDGTFAQRLAPVRVAGLDGVTSVAAGTYHVVSLRVDGTVWTWGGNSSGQLGDDTWTDKATPVQVAGLTDVKAVAAQNSSSLALRHGGTVLAWGSNASGQLGDGTTQERASPVPVQGLGAVTELAAGAQHAVALRGDGTLWSWGSGTVGQLGHGGSERHLSPESVLRLANVRSIGSGSFHSLALLGDGTVWAWGRNTYGQLGDGTVTERHAAVRVAELRTAVSVSAASHHSLAVLGDGTVWSWGRNASGQLGDGTTRDRAMPAAVLGLTGVKATAAGGSHTLALKTDGTVWAWGYNAQGQLGDGTLVDRLTPVRVSGLTGVTAIAAGTYFSLALKGDGTVWAWGEGFEGQLGDGGGVQRLVPVRVAGLAGVTGVATGSAHALAVLGDGSVWAWGDNAEGQLGDGTWTDRFRPVKVVGLDGVKTVNAVVSGGRAHSLALHADGTLRAWGSNTYGQLGDGTLTSRAVPGVVPGVSGVKALCASYLHVLALREDGTVRAWGYNRFGQLGLGAAAWSALPVQVRGFGREELLSASRSHSLLVRRDGTVLAWGQNGSGQLGDGSTAHRSAPVSVPGLPCIRSVATGAQHTLALACDGSVWAWGANQRGQLGDGSATPRAVPGVVPALTGMVAVAAGGDASLALRADGSVWSWGSNASGQLGDGSRVDRSTPMQLKGLAGIMAVALGETHGLAVSEDGGLWAWGANTSGQLGDGTTTSRPAPLRVKTLEGVQSVAAGKAFSLAVRMDGSAWAWGENQSGQLGDGSNVARSVPARVQGLEAVSSLSAGAFHGLALGTDGSVWAWGDNSLGQLGDGTCSGLMLPRRVEDLKNVVAVAAGEQHSLALLRDGSAYSWGSHEYGQLGDAMSGPRLEPGDVKVQVPPKVRPPVREVRAWHQHALVLLGDDTVHAWGDNAHGQLGDGTTVSRATPAAVRGLDSVWKVSSGAYHSLALKKDGSLWAWGGNGFGQLGDGTSTSRGEPVQVAELSNVVAIAAGSYHSLAVRGDGTVWAWGYNAFGQLGNGTPDSQVLPSQVEGIEDAVAVAAGEHHSLALLSDGTLVAWGHNAYGQLGDASTTTRFTQVPVVNLGKVVAVRAGAYHTLALDDFGAVWTWGDNSFGQLGNGAGKSRPVPGVVTGLEPVAMIAAGTRHSLAVQAEGGAVWAWGRNSHGQLGNRDSSHQPWPVLVEGLEGVTGLSAGNDFSVVMREDGPVLSWGSNLYGTLGSGVMGQRPLPGPVSLP